One Watersipora subatra chromosome 4, tzWatSuba1.1, whole genome shotgun sequence genomic window carries:
- the LOC137394134 gene encoding EPM2A-interacting protein 1-like — protein sequence MRHYTTRHSAYEQYSGRDRQEKYDSLSFNLQQQQQNFIRYIEISEKATKCSLAIAQLIGQRQLPFQHGEFAKEALAVFVDEFCSDKKSNLESVALSRTTIARRVENLSKDIEEHQQNGQYVEVNSRQYAYILSDLSADIERRFFQFAETEKKIKISSLVKPLPLIVNPSSVAAELQMELIDLQADKRLKQHFSHELIEFYHDFFSAGTYPALHKHALRMVSLFGSTYLCEQFFSRMKHTKSKYRTGLTDEHLAQQLRVSFSDTKPDLDRIVREKQYQVAH from the exons ATGCGGCATTATACAACTCGTCATAGCGCATATGAGCAATACTCAGGTCGTGACAGACAGGAGAAATACGACTCACTATCATTCAATCTGCAGCAACAGCAGCAAAATTTTATAAGATATATAGAGATTAGTGAAAAAGCCACAAAATGCAGTCTCGCTATTGCTCAACTAATTGGTCAAAGACAACTACCATTTCAACATGGAGAATTTGCTAAAGAG GCACTCGCAGTGTTTGTGGATGAATTCTGCTCTGATAAAAAGAGTAATTTAGAAAGTGTTGCTCTGTCAAGAACCACCATTGCAAGAAGAGTGGAAAATCTGAGTAAGGACATTGAGG AGCATCAGCAGAATGGCCAATACGTTGAGGTCAACTCTAGGCAATACGCCTACATCTTGTCAGATCTATCAGCTGATATTGAAAGAAGATTTTTTCAGTTTGCAGAAACAGAAAAGAAGATAAAGATATCAAGCCTTGTCAAACCCTTGCCCTTGATTGTCAACCCTAGCAGCGTAGCAGCCGAGTTACAGATGGAGCTCATTGACTTGCAGGCTGACAAACGTCTCAAACAACATTTCAGCCATGAACTCATAGAGTTTTATCATGATTTCTTTTCAGCTGGCACATATCCAGCTCTACATAAACATGCTCTTCGAATGGTCAGCCTCTTCGGCTCTACCTACTTATGTGAGCAGTTCTTCAGTCGCATGAAGCATACCAAAAGCAAATATCGCACCGGACTAACCGACGAGCATCTAGCTCAGCAGCTCAGGGTTTCATTTTCAGACACTAAACCTGACCTAGACAGGATTGTACGAGAGAAGCAGTACCAAGTGGCTCACTGA